One part of the Phoenix dactylifera cultivar Barhee BC4 chromosome 4, palm_55x_up_171113_PBpolish2nd_filt_p, whole genome shotgun sequence genome encodes these proteins:
- the LOC103718381 gene encoding monoacylglycerol lipase ABHD6-like isoform X2 gives MVNWVEAQKPLLHFLVKKAGLRQQTVEIEPGTVMSFWVPKEKYDKKKNPSKEVVVPEGRSNESHFNTNGDKKKDKKKGEKKEKPAVVLVHGFAAEGIVTWQFQVGSLTSQYAVYVPDLLFFGGSATGSADRSPEFQAQCLLAALGRLGVERFTAVGFSYGGMVAFKMAEMRPDLVHSLVVSGSVVTMTDSISGETLNRLGFSSSAELLLPESVKGLKALLSVATHKKLWFPDRLHKDYLKVMFNNRKERKELLEGLLNSNKDAKVPVLSQRILLLWGEKDNIFNMDLARNAKEKQNQLQKPIATGGEGDAARHKESWPPCSPGEALCL, from the exons atggtgaACTGGGTTGAAGCACAGAAGCCTCTCTTGCACTTTCTTGTGAAGAAGGCGGGCCTGCGACAGCAGACCGTCGAGATCGAGCCCGGCACGGTCATGAGCTTCTGGGTACCAAAAGAGAAGTATGACAAGAAGAAGAACCCCAGCAAAGAAGTGGTGGTACCGGAAGGAAGGAGCAACGAAAGCCATTTTAACACTAATGGCGACaagaagaaggataagaagaagggagagaagaaagagaagccgGCAGTGGTGCTCGTGCATGGCTTTGCGGCGGAGGGGATCGTAACATGGCAGTTCCAGGTCGGATCCCTAACTAGTCAGTATGCCGTCTACGTGCCGGACCTGCTCTTCTTCGGTGGGTCGGCGACAGGATCGGCAGACCGCTCCCCGGAGTTCCAAGCACAGTGTCTCCTTGCAGCGCTCGGCCGGCTTGGGGTGGAAAGATTCACCGCGGTTGGATTCAGCTATGGAGGAATGGTGGCGTTCAAGATGGCCGAGATGCGGCCGGACCTAGTGCATTCGCTCGTCGTGTCGGGCTCGGTCGTCACCATGACCGACTCGATCAGCGGCGAGACACTCAACAGGCTCGGCTTCTCGTCGTCAGCCGAGTTACTCCTCCCGGAGTCCGTCAAGGGCCTCAAGGCCCTCCTCTCGGTGGCCACCCACAAGAAGTTGTGGTTCCCAGACAGACTCCACAAGGACTACCTTAAG GTGATGTTCAACAATaggaaggagaggaaagagTTGCTGGAGGGGTTGCTGAACAGCAATAAAGATGCAAAGGTCCCAGTCTTGTCTCAG AGGATACTTTTACTGTGGGGAGAGAAGGACAACATATTTAACATGGATCTTGCGAGGAATGCGAAGGA aaaacagaaTCAATTACAAAAACCCATA
- the LOC120110629 gene encoding uncharacterized protein LOC120110629 has product MRIRDILEGYYAASGQRLNLAKFAVHFSPKTKLALRDCIRKILRVGKQAGYCRYMGVPIMERLLWRADYGKLEQSISKRLEGWQVALFLWKVAWESLLTRDMLYKRGVSFSPDCDSCLEEEESVEHALFGCPRAALVWRLTSVIYKFLQSPTLATTFLKFLKESMRRSADSTSSIRCTYIAYRIWLNKNARAFESRGQSLRIVVDMMLIYAVEYTHAATVDRTGIARDTWGSHSALMVPQTIFIAWELQLLIFLKVNFDSSMMDEKRRGGARFVIRSPNSSLIVIGGYRLFDTSVSRRR; this is encoded by the exons ATGAGGATTAGAGACATCTTAGAGGGCTACTATGCTGCATCAGGTCAGCGACTCAACCTTGCCAAGTTTGCAGTCCACTTCAGCCCGAAGACCAAGCTAGCGCTCAGAGATTGCATCAGGAAGATCTTGAGGGTTGGAAAGCAAGCCGGTTACTGTAGGTACATGGGGGTGCCCATCATGGAGAGACTTCTATGGAGGGCTGATTATGGCAAGCTTGAGCAGAGCATCAGCAAGAGGCTCGAGGGGTGGCAG GTTGCCCTGTTCCTGTGGAAGGTAGCATGGGAAAGTCTGCTGACCAGGGATATGCTCTACAAAAGAGGAGTGAGTTTCTCCCCTGATTGTGATAGctgcttggaggaggaggaatcaGTGGAGCATGCTCTATTTGGATGCCCGAGGGCAGCTCTGGTATGGCGGCTGACAAGTGTGATCTATAAATTTTTGCAATCTCCAACCCTTGCCACGACTTTCCTTAAGTTTCTGAAGGAGTCTATGAGGAGATCTGCCGATTCGACCAGCAGCATCAGATGCACTTATATTGCTTATCGTATCTGGTTGAACAAAAATGCTAGAGCCTTCGAGAGCAGAGGGCAGAGCCTGAGGATTGTAGTGGACATGATGCTTATTTATGCAGTAGAGTATACCCATGCTGCGACCGTCGATAGAACTGGGATAGCAAGGGACACCTGGGGCTCCCATTCAGCTCTGATGGTGCCTCAGACAATATTTATCGCCTGGGAGCTCCAACTCCTAATCTTtctgaaagttaattttgatagtAGTATGATGGATgagaaaagaagaggtggagctaGGTTTGTCATCAGAAGCCCTAACTCTAGCTTGATTGTGATAGGGGGTTATCGACTCTTTGATACTTCTGTCTCGAGGCGGAGATGA